A single region of the Arthrobacter sp. V1I7 genome encodes:
- the pheS gene encoding phenylalanine--tRNA ligase subunit alpha translates to MTETLPGAAIPNPLDEAAITAAVDRAVDAIAGASTLDELKAVRLAHTGEKSALSLANRGIGGLPKDQKAAAGKLMGGSRGRVNKALADRAAELEAENDARILVEETVDVTAAPRRRRAGARHPLSTLQERVADIFVGMGWEVAEGPEVESEWFNFDALNFKPDHPAREMQDTFFVEPPEAHLLMRTHTSPVQVRSMLERELPIYVLCPGKVFRTDELDATHTPVFHQFEGLAIDKKLSMADLRGTLEHFARQMFGDQAQIRLRPNYFPFTEPSAELDIWHPGAKGGPRWIEWGGCGMVNPNVLRAAGIDPDIYSGFAFGMGIERTLMFRNEVGDMRDMIEGDVRFSEHFGMEI, encoded by the coding sequence GTAGACCGGGCCGTTGACGCCATTGCGGGCGCTTCCACGCTCGATGAACTCAAAGCCGTGCGTCTCGCACACACCGGCGAGAAGTCCGCCCTGAGCCTCGCCAACCGCGGGATCGGCGGGTTGCCGAAGGACCAGAAGGCCGCCGCCGGAAAGCTCATGGGCGGCTCCCGCGGCCGCGTCAACAAGGCGCTCGCGGACCGCGCCGCCGAACTCGAGGCCGAGAACGACGCGCGGATCCTGGTCGAGGAGACCGTCGATGTGACCGCGGCTCCGCGCCGCCGTCGTGCCGGTGCGCGCCATCCGCTGTCCACCCTGCAGGAACGCGTTGCTGACATCTTCGTCGGCATGGGCTGGGAGGTCGCCGAAGGCCCGGAGGTCGAATCGGAATGGTTCAACTTCGACGCGCTGAACTTCAAGCCGGACCACCCGGCCCGCGAAATGCAGGACACCTTCTTCGTGGAGCCGCCCGAAGCCCATCTGCTGATGCGCACGCACACCTCCCCGGTGCAGGTCCGCTCCATGCTGGAACGCGAGCTGCCGATCTACGTGCTGTGCCCGGGCAAGGTTTTCCGCACCGATGAGCTGGACGCGACCCACACCCCGGTCTTCCACCAGTTCGAGGGCCTGGCCATCGACAAGAAGCTCAGCATGGCGGACCTCCGCGGCACCCTGGAGCACTTCGCCCGCCAGATGTTCGGCGACCAGGCCCAGATCCGGCTGCGCCCCAACTACTTCCCGTTCACCGAACCCTCCGCGGAGCTGGATATCTGGCACCCGGGCGCCAAGGGCGGCCCCCGCTGGATCGAATGGGGCGGCTGCGGCATGGTCAACCCCAATGTGCTCCGCGCCGCCGGCATCGATCCGGACATCTATTCAGGTTTTGCCTTCGGCATGGGCATCGAGCGGACCCTCATGTTCCGCAACGAGGTCGGCGACATGCGCGACATGATCGAGGGCGACGTACGTTTCAGCGAGCACTTCGGGATGGAGATCTAA